Proteins from a genomic interval of Ramlibacter algicola:
- a CDS encoding glycosyltransferase family 2 protein, translating into MNFSVVVPLYNKAPYVAAAVRSALDQTLRPLEVIVIDDGSTDGGAEVVHAIGDPRVRLIRQPNRGVSFARNLGIGLARGDWVAFLDADDWYHPEMLSSLQQAAAAVPEAGMLGAGFRRVPPAFDGTYAPWSVADTFFEVEVVEDLRTRWMRSAPFCTSSVAIRTDLLCALQPAFETADSIGEDLDLWFRVADLTPVALVNAPCAAVRVLPDSLSTKQAPAALPAYLERMERRALAGEIPARHRRSAIRFVAQMQVTLAREALDVRNRRLALHWLWRARRIGGSRRWLLTALMALCMPAQVAGHWQRWRLRSAELFSPEGPSA; encoded by the coding sequence ATGAACTTCTCGGTCGTCGTCCCGCTGTACAACAAGGCGCCCTACGTGGCCGCCGCCGTTCGGTCCGCGCTGGACCAGACCCTGCGACCCCTGGAGGTGATCGTCATCGACGACGGTTCCACCGACGGCGGCGCGGAGGTCGTGCATGCGATCGGCGACCCACGCGTGCGCCTCATCCGCCAGCCCAATCGCGGCGTCTCCTTCGCGCGCAACCTGGGCATCGGCCTGGCGCGCGGCGACTGGGTCGCGTTCCTCGACGCCGACGACTGGTACCACCCGGAGATGCTGTCGTCGCTGCAGCAGGCCGCCGCCGCCGTGCCCGAGGCCGGCATGCTGGGCGCCGGTTTCCGGCGCGTGCCGCCGGCGTTCGACGGCACCTACGCGCCCTGGTCGGTGGCCGACACCTTCTTCGAGGTCGAGGTGGTCGAGGACCTGCGCACGCGCTGGATGCGCTCGGCCCCCTTCTGCACCAGCAGCGTCGCGATCCGCACGGACCTGCTGTGCGCGCTGCAGCCGGCGTTCGAGACCGCCGATTCGATCGGCGAGGACCTGGACCTGTGGTTCCGCGTCGCCGACCTCACGCCGGTGGCGCTCGTCAACGCGCCCTGCGCCGCGGTGCGCGTGCTGCCCGACAGCCTGTCGACCAAGCAGGCGCCCGCCGCGCTGCCGGCCTACCTCGAACGCATGGAGCGGCGCGCGCTCGCCGGCGAGATCCCGGCCAGGCATCGCCGCTCGGCGATCCGCTTCGTCGCCCAGATGCAGGTCACGCTCGCGCGCGAGGCGCTGGATGTGCGCAACCGCCGGCTCGCGCTGCACTGGCTCTGGCGCGCGCGCCGCATCGGCGGCAGCCGCCGCTGGCTGCTCACCGCGCTGATGGCGCTGTGCATGCCCGCGCAGGTCGCGGGCCACTGGCAGCGCTGGCGCTTGCGCAGCGCCGAGCTGTTCTCCCCTGAAGGACCTTCCGCATGA
- a CDS encoding glycosyltransferase family 2 protein: MSTPTRPCRVSIVIKALNEERNVAAAIESCLAALRNIEGEVVLADSHSTDGTVREASRYPVRVVRLADPAQRSCGAGPQLGYQHALGEYIYILDGDMKLVPGFLEQALSFLAQHPEIAGVGGRVVELNQESLEYRERGERSLKLEAHRLPGQVDRLDGGGLYRRRAIEEAGWLSDRNLHSYEEFDLATRLRARGWKLWRLPFDAVTHYGHDAPPYQLLKRRWRSRYACGPGELVRASLGQPHFKLVVRGLRELRLYVAVVAWWLVLLSTPLWPLPIAQRAVSFALLAAAPLLAMAWRKRSWTRALYSVVSWNVNSAGLVRGLLAPRIAPSGRIASEVLHEPIEADEVDRKERNIAQ; the protein is encoded by the coding sequence ATGAGCACCCCCACGCGGCCCTGCCGCGTCTCCATCGTCATCAAGGCGCTCAACGAGGAGCGCAACGTCGCCGCGGCCATCGAGAGCTGCCTGGCCGCGCTGCGCAACATCGAAGGCGAGGTGGTGCTGGCCGACTCGCATTCCACCGACGGCACCGTGCGCGAAGCCTCGCGCTATCCCGTGCGCGTCGTGCGCCTGGCCGATCCGGCACAACGCAGCTGCGGCGCCGGCCCGCAACTGGGCTACCAGCATGCGCTGGGCGAGTACATCTACATCCTGGACGGCGACATGAAGCTGGTGCCCGGCTTCCTGGAGCAGGCGCTGTCCTTCCTGGCCCAGCATCCGGAAATCGCGGGCGTCGGCGGCCGCGTCGTCGAGCTGAACCAGGAGAGCCTCGAGTACCGCGAGCGCGGCGAGCGCAGCTTGAAGCTGGAAGCGCACCGCCTGCCCGGGCAGGTCGACCGGCTCGATGGCGGCGGCCTCTACCGCCGCCGTGCGATCGAGGAGGCCGGCTGGCTCTCCGACCGCAACCTGCACAGCTACGAGGAGTTCGACCTCGCCACGCGCCTGCGCGCGCGCGGCTGGAAGCTGTGGCGCCTGCCCTTCGACGCGGTGACCCACTACGGCCACGACGCGCCGCCCTACCAGCTGCTGAAGCGCCGCTGGCGCAGCCGCTACGCCTGCGGGCCCGGCGAGCTGGTGCGCGCGTCGCTCGGCCAGCCGCACTTCAAGCTCGTCGTGCGCGGCCTGCGCGAATTGCGCCTGTACGTCGCCGTCGTCGCCTGGTGGCTGGTGCTGCTGTCGACGCCGCTGTGGCCGCTGCCCATTGCCCAGCGTGCCGTCTCGTTCGCGCTGCTCGCCGCCGCGCCGCTCCTGGCGATGGCGTGGCGCAAGCGCTCGTGGACGCGCGCCCTGTATTCCGTCGTCTCGTGGAACGTGAACAGCGCCGGCCTCGTGCGCGGCCTGCTGGCGCCGCGCATCGCGCCGTCCGGGCGCATCGCCAGCGAGGTGCTGCACGAGCCCATCGAGGCCGACGAGGTCGATCGCAAGGAAAGGAACATCGCGCAATGA